One part of the Phaeodactylum tricornutum CCAP 1055/1 chromosome 17, whole genome shotgun sequence genome encodes these proteins:
- a CDS encoding predicted protein, which yields MGEPSSKTLPRAPEAEVQDDNIEDGNGNLNKETTGTSDSDTDREFDVDKYPVREWEFVIPGFRDPISINPVVSAIGVIVLWGLAIWCMVDPDGSRETLVGWRGDVTLYFSWLFMGSKAIFFFYLIYVVFKYGHVKLGRQDEPPEFSTGAYFAMIFAAGVAVGLFVFGVAEPLWHQESHYYANAGYRSQDEIDMFALNMTVANWGISGWAPYLIVAVAMGLAGHRFNLPMTFRSCFYPILGQYTWGWIGDLIDGFAIVVTVAGVCTSLGLGAIQIVVGFQYLGWVKDDITQDEVSRVQNATIWVITVIATASVISGLNAGIRILSTIAFMLGLVLLFLVFVMDDTKYLLNLQVQEVGYYLQHSIFQLNFWTDAFGQIREGGGRAVDGAAAAAWWMDAWMIFYQAWWVSWSAFVGLFVARISRGRTVSEVIIYSLVAPVAYCIIWFSIWGGVGLRQARQGRELEALGGTLFNDTEHFLVPGSTNCYDVPQETLSQDGTVVFENHLLGVTPVCQFDSSQSNTAAFNVLYSFSFPDSFDTGFGPTLSVLFIISLAIYFATSSDSGSLIVDHLASNGRKNHHWIQRLFWAVTEGAVATALLSAGGEQALQAVQAASIVCGLPFCFMLCYLLQSIELFCREALIVGDGQDYRIPAQSTFSVPIYGGIFNNMEFLTSAGSVNPKRIELGMDKATTFHVVEFIKGLFVPFVSLHKVLSDAYPRNSLSNTAVTAVYTVCYYMWIGIFASLGSKEGLIGWGWLLFFACACILGSVRGGFRARYNVRSNILGDYMASLFFWPQVFTQMRQHCVELNLPQDHGDLPSEKEKKLDGSDSDEVAA from the exons ATGGGGGAACCCAGCTCAAAGACTCTTCCGCGCGCACCCGAGGCTGAAGTCCAAGACGACAACATCGAAGACGGCAACGGTAACCTAAACAAGGAAACAACGGGGACTTCGGATAGCGACACCGATCGCGAGTTTGATGTCGACAAGTACCCAGTCCGAGAATGGGAGTTTGTCATCCCGGGCTTTCGGGATCCCATTTCTATCAATCCGGTGGTATCGGCAATTGGTGTGATAGTCCTTTGGGGCTTGGCGATCTGGTGTATGG TTGATCCTGATGGCTCTCGTGAGACTCTTGTGGGATGGCGTGGAGATGTTACTCTCTACTTCAGCTGGCTGTTTATGGGATCAAAAGCCATCTTTTTTTTCTACCTCATCTACGTCGTCTTCAAGTACGGTCACGTCAAGTTAGGTCGACAAGACGAGCCCCCCGAGTTCTCGACTGGCGCCTACTTTGCCATGATTTTCGCCGCCGGTGTAGCCGTCGGTCTATTTGTCTTTGGAGTAGCCGAACCTCTCTGGCATCAAGAAAGTCACTACTACGCCAACGCCGGATACCGCTCGCAGGACGAGATTGACATGTTTGCCCTCAACATGACAGTTGCCAACTGGGGCATTTCCGGTTGGGCGCCGTACTTGATTGTGGCTGTCGCCATGGGATTGGCAGGACATCGCTTCAACTTGCCCATGACATTCCGCTCGTGCTTTTACCCCATTCTGGGTCAGTACACGTGGGGCTGGATTGGTGATTTGATTGATGGCTTTGCTATTGTTGTGACTGTTGCCG GCGTTTGTACCAGTCTCGGACTTGGCGCAATTCAAATCGTTGTCGGATTCCAGTACCTTGGATGGGTCAAAGACGATATCACCCAGGACGAGGTGTCTCGTGTCCAGAACGCAACCATTTGGGTCATCACTGTCATTGCAACGGCAAGTGTGATATCTGGATTGAATGCTGGTATTCGTATCCTGTCTACCATTGCTTTCATGCTGGGCTTGGTGTTGCTCTTCCTCGTTTTCGTAATGGATGATACAAAGTACCTTCTTAACCTGCAAGTTCAAGAAGTTGGCTACTACTTGCAGCATTCTATCTTTCAGCTGAACTTCTGGACAGACGCTTTTGGGCAGATCCGTGAGGGTGGCGGTCGCGCTGTGGACGGTGCAGCCGCCGCTGCCTGGTGGATGGATGCATGGATGATCTTCTACCAAGCCTGGTG GGTATCGTGGTCGGCTTTTGTCGGTCTTTTTGTTGCCCGCATTTCCCGAGGACGCACCGTTTCTGAAGTTATCATCTACAGTCTGGTCGCTCCCGTCGCCTACTGTATCATTTGGTTTAGTATTTGGGGAGGAGTCGGTCTACGCCAAGCCCGTCAGGGTCGGGAACTGGAAGCGCTCGGAGGCACCCTGTTCAACGACACCGAACACTTTCTGGTGCCTGGCAGTACCAACTGCTACGATGTCCCGCAAGAGACGTTGTCCCAAGATGGTACTGTTGTGTTTGAGAACCATCTTCTGGGAGTGACCCCTGTTTGTCAGTTTGATTCTTCCCAGTCTAATACGGCTGCCTTCAATGTGCTATACTCTTTCAGCTTCCCGGACTCCTTTGATACCGGCTTTGGACCTACTTTGTCGGTGTTGTTTATCATTTCTCTGGCCATTTATTTTGCGACGAGCTCGGATTCCGGATCTTTGATTGTGGACCATTTGGCGTCGAATGGTCGCAAGAACCACCACTGGATCCAGCGCCTCTTCTGGGCCGTGACGGAGGGTGCGGTTGCCACGGCTCTGCTTTCTGCCGGAGGTGAACAAGCCCTTCAGGCTGTGCAGGCCGCGTCGATTGTGTGCGGGCTACCTTTCTGCTTCATGCTCTGCTACCTTTTGCAATCCATCGAACTATTTTGTCGTGAGGCCTTGATTGTTGGCGACGGGCAAGACTACCGCATCCCTGCCCAGTCTACGTTTTCGGTCCCAATTTATGGCGGGATCTTCAACAACATGGAGTTTTTGACCAGCGCTGGGTCCGTGAACCCCAAGCGCATTGAGCTTGGTATGGACAAGGCAACCACATTCCACGTCGTCGAATTTATTAAGGGCCTCTTTGTCCCCTTTGTTTCCTTACACAAGGTCTTGAGCGATGCGTACCCGCGTAACTCTCTGTCGAATACGGCGGTAACTGCCGTTTACACTGTTTGCTACTATATGTGGATTGGTATATTCGCGTCTCTCGGATCGAAAGAAGGCTTGATCGGCTGGGGATGGCTACTGTTCTTTGCGTGTGCGTGCATCTTGGGCTCAGTGCGCGGTGGATTCCGTGCTCGCTACAATGTGCGTAGCAATATTCTTGGCGACTACATGGCGTCTCTGTTTTTCTGGCCCCAAGTGTTCACGCAAATGCGTCAGCACTGCGTGGAACTCAACTTGCCCCAAGACCACGGCGACCTTCCctcggaaaaagaaaagaagctggaCGGCTCCGATTCCGACGAAGTTGCTGCGTAG
- a CDS encoding predicted protein, which yields MSLVFRSLSYVARRNLRAACPLVESPSMCDTIFWNFGGCVDDSVKSKPRHGQLRWKHGAKMGHHLDTLDEMAHSNSRKEAQERRKKKKGKKESKEVNSAPKNHKPGESDSFIGWDEEAEEDDEDEDETVLPDPAQVKIRMTKVVDSFVTKLKTIRGSEPTADIFDDIQVDAYGSHAPLNSVAQVVISSSTLAQATCYDPELAKNVGVAIRDKLELNPSVEEGGVVRIPLPRVSLEVRQQTAKALTKHTEKYRQRVRTIRRNVLKVVKQGEAGKLEGISKDDAFRAQKEIEDVTEKIMVKLNEAAEQKHKAIMAL from the coding sequence ATGTCACTCGTCTTTCGATCGCTCTCCTACGTCGCGCGGCGGAACCTGAGGGCAGCCTGCCCTTTGGTGGAATCACCGTCAATGTGCGATACCATTTTCTGGAACTTCGGCGGATGTGttgacgattccgtcaaAAGCAAACCTCGACATGGACAGTTACGTTGGAAGCACGGTGCAAAAATGGGTCACCACCTGGACACCCTCGACGAGATGGCGCATTCCAATTCGCGTAAAGAAGCCCAGGAACgtcgcaaaaagaaaaaaggcaaGAAAGAGTCCAAGGAAGTCAATAGTGCACCAAAGAACCACAAACCAGGCGAGTCCGATTCTTTCATCGGCTGGGACgaggaagcggaagaagacgatgaagacgaggacgaaaccGTGCTGCCGGATCCCGCGCAAGTCAAGATCCGTATGACTAAGGTAGTCGACTCCTTTGTTACCAAACTGAAAACAATTCGGGGTTCTGAACCCACCGCCGATATTTTTGACGACATTCAGGTCGACGCCTACGGTTCACACGCCCCTCTGAACTCGGTCGCACAAGTCGTGATTTCATCATCAACTTTGGCACAGGCAACCTGCTATGATCCGGAGTTGGCTAAGAATGTTGGTGTCGCGATTCGGGATAAGTTGGAATTGAATCCATCCGTTGAGGAAGGCGGGGTCGTGCGCATCCCGCTACCGCGCGTGTCGCTGGAAGTTCGCCAACAAACGGCCAAGGCCCTGACTAAACACACGGAAAAGTACCGACAACGTGTACGTACTATCCGCCGGAATGTCCTCAAGGTCGTGAAGCAAGGCGAGGCTGGAAAGTTAGAAGGTATTTCCAAAGATGACGCGTTCCGAGCTCAAAAAGAAATCGAGGATGTTACGGAAAAAATCATGGTCAAGCTGAACGAGGCTGCCGAACAAAAACACAAGGCAATAATGGCTCTTTAA
- a CDS encoding predicted protein produces MRSIVWSFVALLFAFEAVVAFAFVFRPRSKGSRIPVLSLQHQYLSPNVRSFSASTSTRTYMTWPGGNQFASSDNSLRTASNERTRQALIEAALSIEKSANRDALTTVRLVGKSTLPTTAEGPNVTCVVLTVSPTPDTFTEIDASVPCLLVPLRGNSNQLALLECVVRAEPLSMTSLYGYNLLFVNRDGDLYDNVPWASWTVDPSQRNRDAANNVIDAKFHMGKRDAYNRFMGKDVTGRSQVLARLRQQKQQQETRMARQQAPIQGDEDGTNAMVGLKRRILQVEIRELEMEIAELDYGLAVAREDDAKVDALREQKAVLTRDMEAARDRFKATDQISEVGTGAAEATWITGLFQDRRRVDKGEKPFPGVMGYPPEKSETSQDQLYRSPYDLLRQILKEQLNAEVIGSVLENTSLLEGTTSLSGVLILRRVAAQKSAKLLGEEVTVSDEDEEFGNPGIRGGELVVVECDADEAIAMSFACDVPLQVETSILEVASLMAQPVGGWSESRQDLLEWTSLNPELSVLVEGQAGNELSTERASPLRIPRTTSSLFDTVTQDPPASASKDLFPTDNPIQSLSQYDNMSNEDKARMLMALSNFDGKLPRPRTVRQSQRMGAGNALDALLLPLVDESVRRQYQIRDATQKGDMDLVRTLTEEKSQRQIAKEKAEQAREKQADDVADWWEAEAEFLEALRADATQDEGSYSRFLDRDDWYERSRQQQAKRVNKKQFGNLLDGVE; encoded by the coding sequence ATGAGATCCATTGTTTGGTCGTTCGTTGCACTTCTCTTTGCGTTCGAAGCTGTAGTCGCATTCGCATTCGTCTTTCGTCCAAGATCCAAAGGTTCCAGAATACCCGTACTGTCACTGCAACACCAGTACCTTTCACCGAATGTTCGTTCTTTTTCTGCGTCAACGTCGACCCGCACGTACATGACTTGGCCTGGGGGGAACCAATTTGCGTCGTCGGATAATTCTTTGCGTACTGCGAGCAATGAACGAACTCGACAGGCGTTAATCGAAGCGGCGTTATCGATCGAAAAGTCGGCGAACCGTGACGCTCTCACGACTGTTCGGCTCGTAGGAAAGAGTACGTTGCCTACTACAGCGGAGGGTCCCAACGTAACTTGTGTCgtcctgacagtgagtccaACACCAGACACTTTTACCGAAATCGACGCTTCCGTCCCGTGTTTACTCGTGCCACTTCGGGGAAACTCCAACCAGCTCGCGCTTTTGGAATGTGTTGTACGAGCGGAACCTCTCAGTATGACAAGCTTGTACGGCTACAATCTACTGTTTGTGAACCGGGATGGGGATTTATACGATAACGTACCCTGGGCGTCTTGGACTGTGGATCCTTCGCAACGTAATCGAGACGCGGCGAATAACGTCATTGACGCCAAATTCCACATGGGCAAACGGGACGCCTACAATCGATTCATGGGAAAAGACGTTACGGGACGTTCGCAAGTACTGGCTCGTTTGCGTCAGCAAAAACAGCAGCAAGAGACGCGGATGGCGAGACAACAAGCACCCATTCAGGGCGACGAGGACGGGACCAACGCTATGGTAGGCCTGAAGCGTCGGATTCTACAAGTGGAAATTCGAGAACTCGAAATGGAAATTGCGGAACTGGACTACGGACTTGCGGTAGCACGGGAGGATGACGCAAAGGTGGATGCGCTCAGGGAGCAAAAGGCGGTTTTGACTCGGGATATGGAGGCTGCCCGTGATCGGTTCAAGGCAACGGACCAAATATCCGAAGTTGGCACTGGCGCTGCGGAAGCCACGTGGATAACTGGCTTGTTCCAAGATCGGAGGAGGGTGGACAAAGGAGAAAAACCCTTTCCAGGTGTCATGGGATACCCACCGGAAAAATCAGAAACGTCGCAGGATCAGCTGTACCGCAGTCCCTACGATCTACTCAGACAAATTCTAAAGGAACAACTGAATGCGGAAGTAATTGGttctgttttggaaaatacCAGCCTCTTGGAAGGTACAACGTCGCTCAGTGGAGTGCTCATCCTTCGCCGAGTCGCGGCCCAAAAGTCTGCCAAGCTTTTGGGTGAAGAGGTCACGGTGTCTGACGAGGATGAGGAGTTCGGCAATCCAGGAATTCGTGGCGGAGAACTAGTCGTGGTGGAGTGTGACGCCGATGAAGCCATTGCGATGAGTTTTGCCTGTGACGTGCCTTTACAAGTCGAGACCTCTATACTGGAAGTGGCGAGTCTTATGGCGCAACCTGTTGGAGGTTGGTCGGAATCGCGTCAAGACCTTTTGGAATGGACTTCACTGAATCCGGAACTCTCGGTTTTGGTTGAAGGGCAAGCCGGGAACGAGTTGTCAACGGAGCGTGCTTCACCTTTGCGAATCCCTCGTACGACTTCGTCCTTGTTTGACACCGTTACGCAAGATCCTCCCGCATCGGCTTCGAAAGATCTCTTTCCTACCGACAATCCTATCCAATCTTTGTCACAATACGATAACATGTCCAACGAAGACAAGGCACGGATGTTAATGGCATTGAGCAACTTTGACGGTAAGCTCCCACGACCACGTACCGTACGTCAATCGCAGCGTATGGGTGCAGGAAACGCTCTGGATGCGTTGTTGCTTCccttggtggacgaatcCGTTCGTCGACAGTATCAGATACGGGATGCGACCCAAAAGGGCGACATGGACTTGGTACGGACCCTGACCGAAGAAAAAAGTCAGCGTCAaattgccaaagaaaaggctgAACAAGCCCGCGAGAAGCAGGCCGACGATGTCGCCGATTGGTGGGAAGCCGAAGCCGAATTTCTGGAAGCACTGCGTGCGGATGCCACACAGGACGAAGGTTCCTATTCGCGATTTCTGGATCGGGACGATTGGTACGAACGATCGCGGCAACAGCAGGCAAAGCGAGTTAACAAGAAGCAGTTTGGCAATTTACTGGACGGCGTTGAGTAG